One Georgenia wutianyii DNA segment encodes these proteins:
- a CDS encoding FAD/NAD(P)-binding protein, with amino-acid sequence MTDVDVVVVGAGPRAVSLVERLTARRSADRPLRVVVVDRQEVGAGATWRTDQSAHLLNNTYSAHTTIYPDDSTPMSGPVTPGPDLVRWANDVVAGVPRTTAPPSAGWSAGPRPGWVAEEAAAVQPWSYPTRRLQGVYFREQLEAVLARGGVELIAVRGTVVEIETATGRVDDDGAIGAHTTRLSSESRLSSETRLSRETPLSREGDLGRVVRLADGRRFRAAAVVLAQGMVQARRSPQTEGRVAAAARHGLVYVEPGMPAERDWDSVPGGEDVVVAGLGANFFDVVALLTAGRGGRFVAGSSPLDLTYLPSGREPRLLVGSRRGLPYRSKSWYGGFPPRYVPRLATPEWFAAAATVPGQDFARDVWPQLARELVLAHLTTLVRHHPAAVPSLTDDDGELPADLLARVAATDVADLDDLVRDVVTDPARRLRVGRLDRPDVRLPSPEQWQAWTERWVAAEQESITRPLTSPRAAVNRAMGALRGQVARLVRAGAIHPASVAADVHGWFDALGLALASGPPPERTAQLLALVRAGVVALLGEGLAVTVEGGRFVARSQVVGREHRVRALVETRMSKGHVDVTDDPLLRSLLDSGRARLHAPTGPDGTPVRTRSLDVSAEDFHLLDAAGRPDPRVVVIGIPAGDVQPGSAIGATPGVPSPLIAGADRAAAQVAALAEAARGGGDGTPDGARRLVGEVAAAI; translated from the coding sequence GTGACCGACGTCGACGTCGTCGTCGTCGGTGCCGGGCCGCGCGCTGTCTCCCTCGTCGAGCGGCTCACGGCCCGCCGGTCGGCAGACCGGCCGCTACGCGTCGTCGTCGTCGACCGGCAGGAGGTCGGGGCGGGGGCCACCTGGCGGACCGACCAGAGCGCCCACCTGCTCAACAACACCTACAGCGCCCACACGACCATCTACCCGGACGACTCCACCCCGATGTCCGGGCCGGTGACGCCGGGCCCGGACCTCGTGCGGTGGGCGAACGACGTCGTCGCCGGCGTGCCGCGGACGACAGCGCCACCGTCCGCCGGATGGAGCGCGGGTCCACGGCCCGGCTGGGTCGCCGAGGAGGCGGCCGCGGTGCAGCCGTGGTCCTACCCCACCCGCCGGCTCCAGGGCGTGTACTTCCGCGAGCAGCTCGAGGCCGTGCTCGCCCGTGGCGGGGTGGAGCTCATCGCGGTCCGCGGCACGGTCGTCGAGATCGAGACGGCGACGGGGCGGGTGGACGATGACGGCGCGATCGGCGCGCACACAACTCGACTCTCGAGCGAAAGTCGACTGTCGAGCGAAACTCGGCTCTCGCGCGAAACTCCGCTGTCGCGGGAGGGGGACCTGGGGCGGGTGGTGCGGCTGGCGGACGGGCGGCGGTTCCGGGCGGCGGCGGTCGTGCTGGCGCAGGGGATGGTCCAGGCGCGCCGGTCCCCGCAGACCGAGGGACGCGTCGCTGCGGCGGCCCGCCACGGGCTCGTCTACGTCGAGCCGGGCATGCCCGCCGAGCGGGACTGGGACTCCGTGCCGGGCGGTGAGGACGTCGTCGTCGCCGGGCTCGGCGCGAACTTCTTCGACGTCGTCGCGCTCCTCACCGCCGGCCGGGGCGGGCGGTTCGTCGCCGGCAGCTCCCCCCTCGACCTCACCTACCTGCCCTCCGGTCGCGAGCCGCGGCTGCTCGTCGGCTCGCGCCGCGGCCTGCCCTACCGCTCGAAGTCCTGGTACGGCGGCTTCCCGCCGCGGTACGTCCCACGCCTCGCGACGCCGGAGTGGTTCGCCGCCGCCGCGACCGTTCCCGGCCAGGACTTCGCCCGCGACGTGTGGCCCCAGCTCGCCCGCGAGCTCGTCCTCGCGCACCTCACCACGCTCGTGCGCCACCACCCCGCGGCCGTCCCCTCCCTCACCGACGACGACGGCGAGCTCCCGGCGGACCTGCTCGCCCGCGTCGCGGCCACCGACGTCGCGGACCTCGACGATCTCGTGCGTGACGTCGTCACCGACCCGGCCCGGCGGCTCCGGGTCGGCCGCCTCGACCGCCCCGACGTCCGGCTGCCCTCGCCCGAGCAGTGGCAGGCATGGACCGAGCGCTGGGTCGCCGCGGAGCAGGAGTCGATCACCCGCCCGCTCACCAGCCCGCGCGCGGCGGTCAACCGGGCGATGGGCGCGCTGCGCGGCCAGGTCGCCCGGCTCGTGCGCGCCGGGGCCATCCACCCCGCGTCGGTCGCGGCGGACGTGCACGGCTGGTTCGACGCGCTCGGTCTCGCCCTGGCCTCCGGCCCGCCCCCGGAGCGCACGGCGCAGCTGCTCGCGCTCGTGCGGGCCGGCGTCGTCGCGCTGCTCGGCGAGGGGCTGGCCGTCACGGTCGAGGGCGGGCGGTTCGTCGCCCGCTCCCAGGTGGTGGGCCGGGAGCACCGGGTGCGCGCGCTCGTCGAGACCCGGATGTCCAAGGGGCACGTGGACGTCACCGACGACCCGCTGCTGCGCTCGCTGCTCGACTCCGGCCGGGCACGCCTGCACGCGCCCACCGGACCGGACGGCACGCCGGTGAGGACCCGCAGCCTCGATGTCAGTGCCGAGGACTTCCACCTGCTCGACGCCGCGGGCCGGCCCGACCCGCGCGTCGTCGTCATCGGCATCCCCGCGGGCGATGTCCAGCCGGGCTCGGCCATCGGCGCGACGCCGGGGGTCCCCTCACCGCTCATCGCGGGGGCGGACCGGGCCGCGGCGCAGGTGGCGGCCCTGGCGGAGGCGGCACGGGGCGGTGGCGACGGCACCCCGGACGGCGCGCGTCGGCTCGTCGG